AGGGTGCATCGACTTTTAATAATACATCGCAGTCATAAACTTCTTTTACAGAAGCAGCAATCTCAGCACCTGCCAATTCATAACTTTCGTCGGAAAAAAACGATCTTTCGCCTGCACCACTTTCAATTAAAATGTTAAATCCTTTTTTAACGAGTTGGTTTACGATATCGGGGGTTAGGGCCACCCTGTTTTCGAGAAGTTTCGACTCTTTTAGAACGCCTATCTTCGGAACAGGGACAAAAGTTGTGGAGAGAAGAGTAAAAGTAAGATATTAGCGGGCATAAAATCCATAAATGCACGAGTCGTTTAAAGCCCTACTTCCCTTGATTATTCCTGAAGGAGTATCCGATTATTTCCAATTGACAGATCACAAAAAAGACACTAGCGGGATTCATATTTACCTGGAAGAGATCAACTCCACTCCGGTGGAATACAAGACCAGTAAGTTGCTCTCAAAGGGCTTCTTTGATGAAGTCATTCTGCAGGACTTTCCTATACGGGGACAAGAAGTGTATTTGCATGTTAAGCGACGCAGATGGTGGAATCTGGATACAGGAAAGGTCGTTCACCGGGATTGGCGTGTTGTGGCAACAGGAACGCGGATCACCAGTGATTTCGCGGCTTTTTTAAAAGCAATCAGCCGATACCCAGCCGCATAGTCTACAGACGATTGCCTCCTTTTACGGGATCAAAGGGAAGAAGCTGCAGCGCTATTATCGCGATCAACTCAGTGAATACAAGAATTGGGAGCACTGTACCGATGCCCGTAAAGGCCTGATCTTCCCACAGAACATCGGTCCTTATCTCTCTATAGATGAGACCAGTCTTTCCCAGGGTGAGCTCTATACGGTGGTCACCAATAAAGAAGCCAGAGGCAAAAAGGGCACTCTGGTTGCCATTATGGAAGGTACCCGTTCAGAGAACATCATTCCACTGCTTCAAAAGATCCCCCAAAGACTGCGAAATAAGGTCAGAGAGATCACCCTGGATCTGGCGGGCAACATGAGTCTGATCGCTAAAAAGTGCTTCCCTTTGGCCTCTCAGGTCATTGATCGCTTTCATGTGCAGCAGTTAGCCACAGAAGCGCTGCAGGAAATACGGATCAAATACCGCTGGGAAGCCATTGATGCAGAGAATCAGGCTCTGGAAGAAGCCAAAGCAAGTAAAACAAACTATTCACCTGAAGTATTATCCAATGGAGATACCTTAAAGCAGTTACTGGCCAGAAGCCGCTATCTGCTCTACAAGGACCAGCAAAACTGGAGTGCAGAACAGGCAGAGCGGGCTTCCCTGCTCTTTGAGCGATATCCTTCCCTGGAGAAAGCCTATCAGCTAACCCGGGGCTTATCCTGGATATTCAGCAATACCAAAGATAAGCTCTACGCCTTTGCAAGACTGGCCCGATGGAATGAGAAGGTGGAGCAATCCGGCTTTAAATCTTTTAATACCATTGCCAGAACCATCACGCTCCACCACAACAATATCCTGAACTACTTTGATAACCGAAGTACAAACGCTTCGGCCGAATCGTTCAACGCCAAAATTAAAGCTTTCAGAGCCCAATACAGAGGCGTAGGAAATGTAAACTTTTTCCTCTTCAGACTCATGAAATTATTTGCTTAGTCCACAGGTTTTGGAACAGATCCCTATCTTCATTGATTAGTTATTTAAGAATTACCGGCTTAAACCGGCAATCGTAAGACAATGTTAAGCAACAAAGTTTACTATAGCAAGGCAGAGGGGGACTGATTTTGAAGAAATGACGCAGATCATTATTGTTAAACAAAAAAGTCCCGGCGAAAGCCGGGACTGGTACGATTAATGATTTATGTATTAATTAAATAACTTCTACATTTACCGCGTTCAGGCCTTTTTTACCCTTCTCAACTTCGTACTTCACATGATCGTTTTCACGGATCTCATCAATCAGGCCTGTAGAATGAACAAAGATATCAGGCTCACCATTAGATGGTACGATGAATCCAAAACCTTTAGTTGCATTGAAAAATTTTACTGTTCCTTCTTTTTGCATTACTTTAAATATTAATAAAGCCTGCAAGGTATGGATTATAATCCAAATTCTTCTGATTTTCAAATAATTATTTTCCGGAGATGCTTTTTTGCCCGTCGGTACAAAAACACTGAGCACCGGCATGATCCGCCCGTGGTAATTAATTTTATTCGCTGTTTTTATCAGGAACTGTAACAGAATTAGTTTTCTTTTGTTATTATCAAAGCCATTACTTTATTTAATTTTTTTAACGCTCTTGTGCGGTAATTAAAAAAATGAAGTGCTTTTATTAAAAAAAATGCAAAATATCAACGTTGGAGTTCATATATTAGTATTCCTATTCAATTTAATGTGTATTGGGTAAAGCAACAGGCATAAAGAAATTTACAGATGAACAGCTTTTAGCTGGGATTCGTAATTCTGATTACGAAATTTTTACCATACTTTATTCAGGCTACTTCCAAAGCCTATCCCTTGTGTCGATGAAATACGTAAAGGACGTTTTTATCGCGGAGGGAATCGTACAAGACGTATTTGTCAGGATGTGGGAGGATCCAACCCTTATCGAAACTGTTAAATCGATCCGGCCTTATCTATATCGTTCGGTAATAAACCATTCGATCAACTATATCAACCGGCAAAAAAGTATTGAACAGCACCACCTGAGGATAGCCGATCAAATGGAAGATGTAAACATCGAAACCCTTCATGAAGAGCAGGAACTCAAAAAGATTATTTATGCTGAGATTGATCGTCTGCCCGGGCAATGCAAAAGAATTTTTAAAATGAGCCGGTTCGAAGGCCTAAAATACAGAGAGATCGCTGCCGAACTGAATATTTCAGAGAGAACCGTTGAAAATCACATTGCCAACGCACTGAAAATATTAAGATCCCGCTTATTAGTAAACACCACCGGCAGAGGTGGACTGTATCAAATGAAAATCCTTATGTTTTTGGCTTTTTAAGTGCTTTTCTTGTTTTTTTATTATAAATCAGAGTAAATAACCTTTGTTGTTGTTTGTTTTAATTCTGTTTATATAACATTTACGGTATTTAATTTGGCTATTCGTGAAATCTTTAAAATAAACCAACTTTTTCGTGATCTTTTCTAGGGGTATAGGTAGTGGTTATTTGTCTTTGTTAAGTATTTGTAAATAATGATGAGTGAAAATAAGGATTTTTTAATAAAGATTGTTCAGTTTTTAAATGATCCCACAAACGAAAGTCTGGCCGCTGAAGTAAATGACTGGAGAAACGCTTCACAGGGAAACGAAGAGTTTTTTCAGCAGATAACTCAGCTATGGAATATGTCGTCAGGTTTGCAGGATCTGGATTCCCTGAATACCGACGAGGCAGTAGAACGTTT
The window above is part of the Arcticibacter tournemirensis genome. Proteins encoded here:
- a CDS encoding transposase — translated: MHESFKALLPLIIPEGVSDYFQLTDHKKDTSGIHIYLEEINSTPVEYKTSKLLSKGFFDEVILQDFPIRGQEVYLHVKRRRWWNLDTGKVVHRDWRVVATGTRITSDFAAFLKAISRYPAA
- a CDS encoding ISAon1 family transposase; translated protein: MQRYYRDQLSEYKNWEHCTDARKGLIFPQNIGPYLSIDETSLSQGELYTVVTNKEARGKKGTLVAIMEGTRSENIIPLLQKIPQRLRNKVREITLDLAGNMSLIAKKCFPLASQVIDRFHVQQLATEALQEIRIKYRWEAIDAENQALEEAKASKTNYSPEVLSNGDTLKQLLARSRYLLYKDQQNWSAEQAERASLLFERYPSLEKAYQLTRGLSWIFSNTKDKLYAFARLARWNEKVEQSGFKSFNTIARTITLHHNNILNYFDNRSTNASAESFNAKIKAFRAQYRGVGNVNFFLFRLMKLFA
- a CDS encoding cold-shock protein, which produces MQKEGTVKFFNATKGFGFIVPSNGEPDIFVHSTGLIDEIRENDHVKYEVEKGKKGLNAVNVEVI
- a CDS encoding RNA polymerase sigma-70 factor, giving the protein MGKATGIKKFTDEQLLAGIRNSDYEIFTILYSGYFQSLSLVSMKYVKDVFIAEGIVQDVFVRMWEDPTLIETVKSIRPYLYRSVINHSINYINRQKSIEQHHLRIADQMEDVNIETLHEEQELKKIIYAEIDRLPGQCKRIFKMSRFEGLKYREIAAELNISERTVENHIANALKILRSRLLVNTTGRGGLYQMKILMFLAF